From one Phoenix dactylifera cultivar Barhee BC4 unplaced genomic scaffold, palm_55x_up_171113_PBpolish2nd_filt_p 000734F, whole genome shotgun sequence genomic stretch:
- the LOC120107030 gene encoding aspartyl protease family protein At5g10770-like, translating into FFLNFLISGSNRTLLAVTHRHGPCSPIPSKTRPTLGEILRQDQLRVNYLQQVASHGSRETRVQESQTSVPAKLGFALGSAEYVVTVGYGTPEQNQTVDFDTGSDISWIQCQPCPACYPQQENYFNASQSSSYASIPCSSPECSLSFQHACSNSTCIYGVTYGDGSSTVGYLSRETLTLSPSDKVSGFIFGCGQSNKHFIGKLAGLMGLGRGNLSLVSQTSQKFGNVFSYCLPPTESSAGYLTFGEPAPSAAISYTPMHTDPTFYVVNLTAISVGGQQLAIQPSVFSSAMFILDSGTVITRLPPSAYQVLRSAFQSSMMNYTMRKSSGILDTCYDENVDIKPAPVALHFEGNVTLNLDDSGILFDNCLAFAGNKKDSDGGIIV; encoded by the exons tttttccttaACTTCTTAATTTCAGGGTCAAACCGGACCTTGCTGGCCGTAACCCACCGACACGGTCCCTGTTCACCAATCCCTAGCAAGACGCGCCCAACACTGGGTGAAATCCTGCGCCAAGACCAACTGCGCGTCAATTATCTCCAGCAAGTGGCATCACATGGCTCCAGAGAAACCCGGGTACAGGAATCCCAGACAAGCGTCCCGGCAAAACTTGGTTTTGCACTGGGCTCTGCTGAATACGTCGTGACGGTCGGCTACGGCACACCCGAGCAAAACCAGACTGTGGACTTCGACACTGGAAGTGACATCAGCTGGATCCAATGCCAGCCATGCCCGGCCTGCTACCCACAACAAGAAAATTACTTCAATGCATCTCAATCTTCTTCCTATGCTTCAATCCCCTGCAGCTCTCCCGAGTGCTCGCTGTCCTTCCAACATGCTTGCTCCAACTCTACCTGCATCTATGGCGTCACCTATGGTGATGGTTCCTCAACTGTAGGATACTTGAGCCGTGAAACGCTGACACTATCTCCTTCCGACAAGGTCTCAGGCTTCATTTTTGGGTGCGGCCAATCCAACAAGCACTTCATTGGAAAGTTGGCTGGGTTGATGGGGCTCGGTCGAGGCAATCTCTCTTTAGTGTCCCAAACATCTCAGAAATTTGGCAATGTATTCTCCTACTGTCTCCCACCTACAGAAAGCTCTGCAGGCTACCTGACATTTGGCGAGCCCGCGCCTTCTGCCGCCATTTCATACACACCGATGCATACCGATCCCACCTTCTACGTCGTTAATTTGACAGCAATAAGCGTCGGGGGCCAGCAGCTGGCGATCCAGCCTTCGGTCTTCTCGTCCGCTATGTTTATCCTAGACTCGGGAACCGTGATCACCAGGCTACCTCCCTCGGCCTATCAAGTCCTGAGGTCTGCTTTCCAGAGCTCCATGATGAATTACACAATGAGAAAGTCGTCTGGAATACTTGACACTTGCTATGATGAGAATGTGGATATCAAGCCGGCACCGGTTGCACTGCACTTCGAAGGGAATGTCACATTGAACCTCGATGATTCAGGCATCCTCTTTGATAACTGCCTAGCTTTCGCGGGAAATAAGAAGGACAGCGATGGAGGCATCATTG TCTAA
- the LOC120107032 gene encoding uncharacterized protein LOC120107032 yields the protein MDDVHIQDGLGRVRRTRGPTRAQDVWGLREDEKIVVQCNELGQPIKRAASILSTFLGSVARKGQLCPLNYTKWNEMLPSYKVELLKVIEKKFLLPKESHDWVLKSVNRKWKEYRAKLKTDWKHDGMTEEEVARVCPPDVIPHQWRELVHYWFSEKAQTYSNIGRAARASQTVPHTSGSMSYARRKAEFMDNNGREPGKVEFYKMTHTHRDGSFVREESRDIFDRATTLISERVEESSSSDATSHVEAQVLAELLGPERYGRVRGYGVRVTPTQLSAVGMYTRNAEEGSTNAEVSRLRAIIEDMKDRHQAELAELKQNQQTLQSQLEHILSMLQRFLPPQVPDTSTARRDDDGAECGP from the exons ATGGATGACGTGCACATCCAGG atggactggggagagtgaggagGACACGAGGACCCACTCGAGCACAGGACGTGTGGGGCCTACGTGAGGATGAGAAAATCGTCGTCCAATGCAATGAACTGGGGCAGCCTATCAAGAGggctgcaagcattttatcgacttttctaggatcggttgcgcggaagggtcagttgtgtccgctcaactatacgaaatggaatgaaatgcttccttcgtataaggttgagcttcttaaagttattgag AAAAAGTTTTTGCTTCCTAAAGAGAgtcatgattgggtgctgaagtccgtcaaccgcaaGTGGAAAGAATATAGGGCCAAGTTAAAGACGGACTGGAAGCACGATGGTatgacagaagaggaggttgcccgtgtttgtcctcctgatgtaatccctcatcagtggagggagcttgttcactattGGTTTTCGGAAAaagctcag acatattccaacataggtagagctgcacgagcctctcagactgttcctcatacttcaggctcgatgAGTTATGCTCGACGTAaagctgaattc ATGGATAataatgggagggagcctggtaaggtggagttttataagatgactcacacccatagagatggcagttttgttcgggaggagtcaagagatataTTT gacagggcaacaactcttatttcagagcgcgtcgaagagtcatcatcatccgacgcgaccaGTCATGTCGAAGCTCAGGTGCTCGCTGAATTACTGGGCCCAGAGCGTTATGGTagagtgaggggttatggcgttagagttacccccactcagttgtctgcagtgggCATGTATACAAGAAATGCTGAAGAAGGCAGTACCAATGCAGAAGTTAGTAGACTTCGGGCAATAATTGAAGATATGAAGGATCGCCATCAGGCAGAGTTGGCAGAGCTGAAGCAGAACCAACAAactttgcagtctcagcttgagCATATTTTATCTATGTTACAGCGATTTCTCCCTCCTCAG gttccTGATACTTCAACAGCTCGCAGAGATGATGATGGGGCTGAATGCGGTCCCTGA